The region CGTGTATGTGAATATGTATTCAAATTAGTTATTCATTCATTTAGTTGCCCTACGACATTCCGGTTCACAAACTGAATCAACTCTTCTTTAAAGTGTTTTTGGGTATGTACTCTGGGTCTCTGTTTACagaaaaccattttttgtttacttttaagAATTTGATTTTGGCGAAGAAGGAACTTCTATGAATCGATTCAGTTCGGAATGATCTGCTTCAGAGTAATGTTGGACaaagaacaaaaaatagaagcGGCCATTGGCCTAGTATTATTGGTCTTTTCGGCTAGTGGTGGTCTCATATTGGATGACTGTAAGACGAATCTTTTGCtgttagttttagttttaaggaCCTTATCCCTATAGATAAGGAACCTTCGGCCAGATTTGGCAAAGTTCTGATGGCATCTGCCTCTGCGTTGTTGGTATTCGGCGCTGTGGCGGCGAAAAAGGATCACAGGATAaagattcaaattttttggctACTGTCATCGGTAGTCTTTTTGGCCACAACGATCAACCTGGTTAATAATCAATTTTACAGAAGTTACATTCCGTACCTCGTGCTACCACTTGCATGCGCAGGTTAGTTTTActtattcttttcttttaaaaatttattttaatcgtAATGTTTCTTAAGGTGTTCTCCACATTGGGCTGATGTTGTGGATTTATCGTATTAACGTCAGCTTGACCAAAGTGGAAGAACATTCAGAGGATGTCACAAGTGTCAAGCCACCTCCTTATAACGAACGGGAAACCCCTAAGGTAGCCGAGAGCCTTAAAGTGGaaatggtttaaaaatataacctTTGTCATTTACTCAAACAGATAGGTGAGAAATCATTTCCCAACCTAACGAAAGAAGTATAAAcgataaaatgaataaatcaaGCTTCTTGAAATTCTTAACCAAATTGTTGTTTGATGAAAATGGATTATCCGTTCGCCATCATCAAAGGTATTGTATTGTCCTATATAGATCAGAAATTTCTATTGCTATTTTATAAGTTTTTCCACTAAAGTTTCTCCCCTGAACCTGTTGGATTGGTAAAGCCGATGAAAAATTACTGGCTTTCTAAGTGAGTAACTTTTTGCTGAAATAAACTCCTCAGACGGATGAAGTTCGAGGCGGTAATTGGCGGAATGGATATGTTAATTAGTGGAGGGGGAACACTGTGGCTGGATTCGAGTACCAACTGGGCTAATTACAGTGGAAACTAACTACAAGTGGAACTGGCTCACGGAACTGGAAACTGGCTGTACTCTTATGTgagaaatttttaattaaaaaatgctCCATCCACATGTTGTTGCCTCCGCTGCCACCagttgccacttgccactcgAAAAGTTTTGGGAAAAGTTTGTCAATTTGCACTCAGCTTCTTGAGGAGGGACAatgttacttttttttgttttcatccGCCTTTAATTAGCATGGAAAAAGGTCCAACTTACATTCGACTTCAATAATTATTCCAGCCTTGTGGTcgcaagaaaatatattttccggCATAAATTATTCGGCTTTATTTGTGGCCTAaaagaaaatgtgaaaaagCAGTCTCAGCTCCCTGTCATTCTGAGCTCCCATCGATCGATTTCCGTTTAATATCTCCGACATATTATGCCGGCATTTTCCCGGGGCTCACGAGTAAATATGCCAAATCATTGTGGCAATTTGGGTGGCATTCGATTTGGTTCAAGTCGGCACGTATTTAGAGCCTGGCTATTGGCCATTGGCCAAGGGCCGagcataaaaattatattaaattggcATTAAAATCATGGCCTGGTCATTGCCAATAGCAgtaacagcagcagccacttCGGATagccattaaaataataaccaGTCCAGACCAAGGTCCGACATGTTTCGGCCAAAGGTCAGAGGCTCGGCTGAGGGGCTGGCCGAGACCACAATGTGTGCTTAAGCATGGACAGCACGTGCTCCAATAGACTCCATCGCCAGGACCCTGCAACATACTTATGCAAATAATCCCTTGCTGGTCCTGTCCGGTTCTAGTCGGGAAGTTCCATTTTGGAATTGCAATTCAATGATCGAACGAACATGGCCTCCCAGGGAGTTCCAAAGAGCCAACGGGTTTTAATGGCCAGCAGATTTAATTTCCTGTCAACCGCTGACCCAGATTAGAAGGACACCAGCGAAAAATTGTTTGTCTTTCCAGTTTTGCAAGAGTTTACGGAAAAAAGCAAAGCTGGGTCTGTTTTCCCTGAAATGTATCAATTTATCTCTAAGTCTACTATCCCCCTTAGAAAATacgtttaatttttaataatccATTTCGCTTAGTGTAGCAGTCAGCTTGGCCAACGGGCGGCTAGGCCATTAACTCATTAAGCGGACAGCTCGACATCATCAACCCATTGAAGTTGTCGACATTGATTATGGGAATACCGCAGCTGGAGTTCAATTACACAAAATTAAAGTCCCGGATGGTTGAAAGGTTCCGCCACTTCGTGGCACCATAAATTATGCATTCGAGGATCTGACAGCCGGAGCCGAAATCGAAACTGAGACCGAAACTTGGACGTAAGGAAACTAGGagtaaacgcgattatcttaATTTATGCAGGGTCAGGAACGGGATGGGATGGGTTCTAGGGATTACTTATGCGTATCGGGCGGTTTGTGCAGCCcttgaaataaatataaattgcaAAAAACTGTCAAAGCCAAAACGGTTTGAAAAGTCCGAGCTCGAGCTGGCCAAAAGGGGAATGCAATGGGCCAAAGCAATTCCTATAGCCGCACACACTCTGACTACTTGTGGCAGATGTGGCATGTGTGTGCGCTTGGCTGTGGCAcaataaagaaatttttatcgCTGCCGCATTTGACATCTGAAGTATGCGCTGCAAAATTTATTGTTGCTCCGTTGTTTCAATAAACAAGAACAACGACTGACGACCGGCGACTGGGGCAACAAAAGGCGAATAAAAAGCAAACCGAAGAACCCATAGAACGGCCATATCCAGAGTGCAGAGCACCCGATTGGAATTTCAATTTGAGCTTTTATCTTTGGGCCAGGCCTTTGACATGCAAAGACAACAATGGCGAGGAGCGGTGCAAGGGTAGTCCTACCTGTTGAAAAATAGTTACGGCTCTGACCCCACGGGCAATAGGAGTGTTCCGGAGTCCACAGTTTGGGGTCCACAGTCCGCAGTCCGGAGGCTGTCAATGATCGTTTAAGATTGCCGCCGTAATTGTGTCGGTTGTTTGTTCCTCGGCTCTTTTTTGCCAGCAATCAGCTTATACATATTGCATGGCCAGGCTGCAATAAAACCATTTCCATTCCCAACGCACTTACCCACACACTCATACCAAACAAGACCAGAACCAGGAGCAGTAGCAGGAGCTGCGTGTCCTTCAGACGACGCCGGACTGCTTATCCTCGCACGTGCCCACTGCACGATGGGCACAATGACAGCTCGGCAAAAGAACTGGAACACCTAGAAAAATTCTAATAGTCTTAAATTGTTTGTACAGTGAACAATAAACAATAGTAAAGTCTTAGAtttattaaagtaaaataaagagtttgtaaattatttgtttaagcTTTTTGCTTCTACAAAATATACCTAAGCATAGTTAAAATTCTAAATAAGTACACCTTGTGAATATTTTTAACGAAAAGCACTGTTGCAATATAAGCTTAAGCATAATGAAGATTTAAGACGATAACGTTGAGATTTGCCCACCGCCACCAAGAcaaataaagtaaattttttacttCTTAGAACGAAAAAAGACTAACGCTGTCAAaagatgaaaaaaattttttgcgtttttaaggtccaaatttttataaaatttcaaaaaattcgtttataatattaaggttacatatacatatttatccTCTAAAAAAGCTAAATTTAATACCTGAAGTTGGAATCTCAAACcctaaataataaataataatataaaataagttTTAACAATTATTTCTCAAAACCACACTTAAATTCAAACCAGTTTTTATGTTTTACATTAATTTTAGGTAGGATTTTTTACATATTGAAATATTACATTTGAAAAGTTCAAAAGCGTATTTCAAGAgtgaattttctttttttcttgttgggTAAACTTTAAAGTGTAGCTTGCAACGCAATAGGTACACCTGCTGTCGGAAAATCCACTCACATACACTGGAACACGCACCCTCATACTCACTCACACTTGTGCAAACACGCAGTGCATGTGACGTCAATGCGAATGCGTTTCGATGTGGCTGCcaacgttgcgtatacgcaatgtcaGAAAGTAGTCCGCCCGGTATTCGGCTCTTTTACATAACAATAGCATTTCGCCTGGGCGCTAAGTGTGACAATAAATTGTGCCGTCAACTTGTATTTATCTATATCGTGACCATTTCCTGTCCCGGCGGGTGAAAGTTTTGTTAGGCGCCGCTACAACAACAACGTTGTGTGGTGGGTGTGAGTAGTGAGTGGCGAGTGGAAAGTGGCAGGTGTTGGCGAAAAAAGGAGGCCCGCTTTATTACCTTGGTGCGGTGGCATGCTTTTTTGCTGCCCTTCAGGTTCATTGTATCCCGCAGCACTTTTTCTCTCCCTCCCGGTCTATCAAAGGACATTGTATTCCTGCGCGTGTGTGTGGGAATCCTTTTTGGGACTGTGGAGTGGATATTAATTTCGCATGGCTCGCGTGTGTTGGGGAAACAAATGCGAAAAAAGGCACAAAGACAGCCACAATGCAGTACCATCACCGTGGGGACTATCTCTGGGGCATAATTTGCGTTTAATGAATTGTGCAAAAAGATTTTTATTCACTTAGCCCGGCAGACACACATAGGGACACACACAAGGACACTCGCATGCGAGACCATAAGCCGCTTAGCGGAATTTTTGGtctagaaaaaattaaaacgctTCTCAGCCGGGATTACTTTCCGATCAATTATTTAGTCATTAGCGTTACAATAACCCACTAGGCGTGTGCGTGGAATTTGTTTGATCGATGGCAGTGGACAAGACGGAGTCTACTAATTAAGATTAATTAGTGAAACGGAATTTTCAATTACGATTTCGGTCTCGGGTCAGTCTTaaagaaacttaaaggaaAGTACACAAAACATAAGAGAGGGAGCATGGGGGCAGTGGCACTCTGAAATCTGTCAGTTCATCATTTCaagtgcaacaacaacaccaacaatgCTTAACACCACATCAAGTTAAGATGATAGCCGTCATGACAACAACACACGCCAAACTTTTCAAGATACACAAAGGCAGCcgaaaaaaaggagagaacCCAGGCCCAAAAAAGCGGGGAACTGGGTGGCTGTATGGCGGCTGTAATTTACACGCTTTTCCCTCCACCCAGGCCACCTCGTCCCCCTCCGCCTGCGCCTGTCCCACATCAACGTCAGACAAACGCTTTTCCTGATAGCGGACATCCTCCCCGAGCAGTGCACACtaggcgtatacgcaatacgCCTTTATCTTACGTCAAGATGCGGACGAACGTAAAGTGCGTGAATGAGCGTGTGTCCCGCATTTAATGCGGTCTGCCTTGGCGATAAACTTTTGCAGCTGTCTCGGGCCCAGTTCTGCCTCCTATCTCCGCCACGCGGCCCCACACCGCCACAGCCGCCTTTTATTTGGCATTTTTTGGATTGCCGCCTTCCGTTTGGCTCAATCATTTTACGTCTCATAAAACATAAATAGCAATCGATTCGTGAAGGGGTCCCTCAAGTCGGCGGCTTCACTCCGGGCGCTTCCTACCTTCCCGCACACTCATTGTTTCGTCGGCGACAATTTGAATTACCCTTGGCAGAGATAAAGCCTCCGAATTCGAACTCGAGGTCTCTAACACGATTCTGGCATACTCTTACTGACTCGTTGGAATTTCAGACGCGGGCATTCCCCCaacgaaaagtaaacaaagaCTGGAATAGATATTTCccagaatttttttaaataaactaattTTGCCCAGCAGACAAATTAGTCTAAACACAAatgcatgtacatatgtacgtgtttatatatttactaaaaatatttgctttttAAATGAAGCCATGATTTGtaggttttttaataaatgtttatatttcatgcatcattttattatttaaactgTTTATTTACTTTCTTTTTCCCCTATTCGattattttatgtttagaataattatttaaaatattaaatatatttttctttccaATTTCAACATAGGGTTGATgtaaaaaaagtgaaaaacacAATGCCATAGGTAGCAACGTCAAGGGCGCTCGCATGTATCCTTTTCAAGGATATAGACAGTCAAGGTTGTTGTATGTTTTACGATTTTACGCTGTACTTTCCTGTCGCTGTTGTTGTAgccattgttgttggtgttgctgttgtcatTATTGTTGTGTTTGCTGGTTGCTCTCCAGGGCAACATTTGGCGGTTACTTGCCCGCGAGCGGCTAAGTCTATAATGCAGCATTATTTTATGTCGAGCCAAgcaatttattgaattttcttCTTCTACGTTTCTGCTTCGATTTTGGGTCTtcttgtgctttttttttttttttgtttcttgtgAGGGGAAAATGTGTTGAAGTATTTTATGGGTCTTTTGGGCGAAtatcaataaatttttaatatgatAAAGTGAGTCAAATGATGATTGAAATCGAGCCTTGAATTCACATTGCTTATCCAGATCAGGTTGGCTTGTCCCTTTGTCTCTTTTTTTGTCCTCCACTTTCACTTTCACCATTACACTCCACTCCGTGCCGAGACTTTGTTCATTTTGCAGTATTTTCAGTGCACAAATTGAATTCAGTTCTCCATGGCTTTCTTGTGGCCTTTGTGCCATCCGAGCTCCCTTTTTTGCACGCTCTCTGCCATCTGCCATTTGCGATTTGCCATTTGCATTTGACTGGCATgcaaaaaagagaaaaatagaCTGCAGAAACGATAAGAAAATTGCAATTCCCACTACAGCAGCAGCTACAGCAGACACATATGCGACAAAGAGGGCTCTACAGAAAGGGGCGGGGGGGTCTAAGCTGCTTAGCCAGGATGAGGAGAAAAGGACCAAGTCGCCAAATTCAATTGACGTTGaccaaatcaaatcaaaagcGAATCAATGGAAAATGCCACTAAATTTCGGTGATTTCAGCATGCAAATTTAAACGAAATATTTTGCCAGTTCCCCCAAATCAGACCCCTTTGCCGGAGATAAAGGGGTTCAGATCTCCTGCCTGTCATACAAGTTTAATTGGCTAATATTTAGCTTTATCTGCCCCGGTGCCGCACACATTTAATTACTACACCGTTGGCAATAATTTATAATACTAATTAAAATTTGGAGCACGCACTCGCACACACAGGCATAAATAATCACCGGAGAATGGAGAATGCGCCGTCGGcattgaaaattttcatttgcatGCAGACAAcacgcactcacacacacacgggGGGTGTGCTACCTTTATCAATCAAATGTTAATTAAGTTTCAACTCAGGCAACCGAACTGAAATGCCAAACCAACTAACAAACCAACTTTTTCGCGAAGGGTTCTCCTCGACTTCGGCGACAGCGGCGACGGGGTTGAGGAACCCATTtctcttgaaaaattaaattggtCGAGGGGCTTTCCATTTGAAGcttattacgcatacgccttGTCAGCCAGCAGCCAGTAGACGCTAGTCGGCAGTCGGCAGCCGCAGCCGgcatgcaaaatgcaaaagtAATGTCctcatcaaataaaattaccCAACTGATGCTGCctcttaaataaaaaccagggaaaaaaaaaactattttatgTGGAGGGCAAAAAACGGAAAGAAAATGTGTGCGTAACCGGAAGTGTATGCTGAACACCCCCTTGTGCCGCCCCCCTTTCTTGCCACTCTTTTCATGATATTGTCAGACTTGTTTGTaatggttttttgtttaacatGCGCACAGATTGATGAGTGGCCAAATTGTACACAGCCGCAAATTGTGGCAATTTCGGTTACTGTCAACGTTGAACGCCCTCACACATACACGCAAACTCGTGCAGAGGCATGTGGCAAATGTGCAGGCACGTTTTTATGTTGCAAGCAGCCAGGCCGAGGAGCCAGAGCAGCCAGGGGATCTGGAGGAGCTGGAAGAGCCGGTGGAGGCAGAAAGCTTGTTTGCATGCCAACAAGGAGTGGCTACCAAAACAGAAAACGGAGAATAGCAGGAACCGAGCCAGAAACAGAAGCCACCACTCGCCCGGAGTCAGGATCCTTTGCGGTTTTGGCAAACGGATAGAGGGAAGCAGAGCCGAGCCGAGTCGAGCCGAGGGGAATGCAGCAGGAAGTTGTCCTGGCCAGCCCAATTCCGTTTCAACCTGGCCTAACTGCATTCCGAGTTTCCAcaattttttggcattttaacACACatattttctgtatttttggttttttttttctggaaaatattttgcatttttgagaTAAGGATTTAGGTTTTAGATATTAAAGCCACTTTTTAGAGAAAGAGTTTAAGTTGAAATAATATTGTGTGAAATAATGCTTTGTTATAATTacaatattactcatacgcagtggtGTCGATGTTTTCTGAtaaatttttggcatttttgggACAAGAGCTGAGCCTGgcacaataatttaattatttttaacaacAAAAGAAGTAGAAGGATATAAGAAATTTCCTTTTGTTGCAACTTTTGAAatccatttattaaaattaacaaaGTCTTGAAGCTTTTCTCACAAAAGAAGACTCTTCTGATTCTCAACAGGTTTTCAGATCACGTTCAGCTGGGAGACAAAAAAGAAGTTTCGTTTCAAAGAAATTGTAATGTTCTTTCTCTCGTTCAGAGATTCCTGCAGAGGGACCAACCAAGGACACAAAGCATTCGATTGGCTTTCAGGAGCTGGTTGGCCGCCATGGGCCACGGGGTAGATGTTTGATGTGACGTGAGCCAAGCTGCAGTGGTAACTGCATTTTGATAAAGCGAAGTGACAAGTGCAGCAGACCAAAAGGTCATTTGGCCATTTGCAACTGACAGGAGTCAGCGGCGAGGTGACAGGTGAGGCGATGAAACAGAAGAGGCGAAACACAGGTAAGAGTTTCGAAAAGAAATCGCCTGACATGCCCGGCGACCGTCACCAGTAATCCCCAACGATAACGCATGACGTTGTCACATTTATGCCAGCGGGCGTGGGGGTAAAAACGCTGCTGTTTCTCATATTTATTTGGCTTCCAGCAGCAACCTCTCAATGTCATTTGCCAGGAAAGCTGGCTCCTTTTCCGCGCCATAGCGGCCCCGGATATTTCCCCTCCGATCGATCAGAAACTTGACAAAATTCCACTCTATCGCCGGTGCCTGTCGGGTTAGAAGCTTATAGAGAGGATCTGCACTGCGTCCGTTTACTTtgatttttgcaaaaatatgtCCTATATTGGCTTCCTTTTGGCGGAGATGTTCTAGCATTTCCTGGCCATCGGCCTCCGGCATCTGTGCTCCGAATTGGTTGCAAGGGAAGTTCAGGATTGTTAGGCCGCGTTTCTCATACTTTTCCCTAAGTTCGTGTAGGCCAGCATATTGTGAAGAGGTTAATCCGCATCTGATAGAatactattattatttgagtttaaaatttaatgattGCATCCACCTGGAAGCTATATTCACGACCAGCAGCACTTGGCCCGCAAATTGGCTGAGGCTAATGGGCTGTCCAAAAGTGTCCTTGACCGTCAGGGATAATACCTTTAGGCGCCAACGCATAGCTTCCAGGTCCTGATAGAGGCTGTAATATGTGACGAGAGTTACCAGAATTCCCAATCCGGCAATGAGGGCGAGAAATACAGTTTCTGTTCTCGCCATGGTGGCATCCAACTAACTGGATTTGGAGTAAAGGCATTTTTTAAGCGGTAGCTACAGGGTATGACAGTACGGGGGCATATACGTTAAATGATTAACAACGAAATTATACAGAATAAAGGCCCCTTCCCTCAAACTACCAGGTATCACACAGTCGACTAAGTCCTCTCCACCCCCTctagtttttggccaaatcgaTTCGACAGGCCAATTGTGCGTGAACCAAAACTGTTGAGAATCGCATTTAAATGTGCGGCGCTTCCGCTCCGCTTCCAGTCATAtgtcaaaatggaaaaagaggaacaaaaaatatatatgtggcAAGCAGGCAGGCGGCAAAAATTGAATTTGGCCAAAACGGGCGCCGAATTGCATGCGCTGACCCACGAACCGAGTTGCACGTTaacttaattttaaactttttctgCCCTTCTCTGAAATGGGAAcagacacacactcgcacactcTCGTcccgaaaacaacaaaaagttGAACAATCGTAAcgaaataattgaattttcatttCCGTTTTATGTGTTTACTTCCGCTCCATGGCCCTCCGATCCACCACCCCTCAAGGACTCTCCTCCCGTCCACTaggtgtatgtgtgtgagtgtctGATTTCGGCCTATTTGTATACAAAAGGCAGTCAATTTCTGCCAGCTTGAGAAAACTTTTTAAGTCAATTgtcaaaaaagtttttaacaCGGCCACCGCCAGGCCCCTCCTTCTTCGGGGCAGCCCCTTTTGTATTGCTCTGTTTCATTTTCGCTgccaaattgaaatataattcGCCCGAATTTCGGCTTTTCCACTTACACTTGTATGTTGTTTGGACGTGGACTATAAATCAATGACTGGGGCAGGCGGCCGAGAACGGCGAAAGGCGTTCGACTGAAATTGATTTAGAATTTCGGGTTGAGCGGGGCGTGGCTGCCTTTTGTCGTCTGTCAAGTGGGTACCGGGGAAAGTGTCTGAAACGTCAGTGCATTTCATCGATTGCCCAGTCCCTCGAGTAAAGTTTGGGGCCCGAAGCCGTAAGTTAGGTATTTCACATGCAGGGCATGCAATACCTTTTAAAAAGTCATAGAGACTGGGGTGAGCTTAAAGCTACATATGTGTCGCCATGTTCTTCAAAGTACGAAATCTTATTGAAAAAATTCACAAACTTTACTGGCAAGCTGAAAAAACACAGGTCTTTTGTGAAATCCATAAAATCCGACAAGACTTACCGCAAAAAATTATTACTAATCCTCCTAATAGCACTAGCTTAAGTATActataatcttaaaaaatatatatgtacatcttCTCGCTGATCTAAGAAATATGATTAAGTCTAGAGGTTTTGCATATTTGATGCACTTGGCCCTTGGAACTTAATAAACACCCGCACTCCCGGTTACAGGTTATAAACCCGGCGCACTAAACTCGTAAACATGAAAACGCATTAAAGTCGCTGAACCACAACTCGTtgttttatggccaaaaaggAAGCTCAAGCCCTTCACCACTCGACTTTCTGGAAACTATGCAAACTCTCGAAACTCCGACCCCCATTTCCATCTGGTTTTGTCTAAGCGTCGGCCATCATTTCTACTTTTGTTGCATCATTTTTCACTATTAACTGGGCCCGTAAAAGTGCCAGAGCAGCAGTCAAACGTTTGggccaataaaatttttgacatGTGACACAGGACGGAGTTTTTTACGATTGAAACTACCATACCGACTCTGGAAACTTGGCCCGAACCAGGCCAGGTGTTGCCACTTTTTGAGCTGAGTTTCCTTGGCTCCCCTGACTACTTGGCTCCTGTTCCTGCATCGCCACTTGTCATTTGCCACTCGCTACTTGCCACTCGCGCATTTAATTAAGTTTACGCCGCACTGCACACGCAAAAGGACCAAGGacgttattaattaaattccttTATACACAGGTTAAGCCAGTAACCTCCATCGCCTTCCTTTTGTGTGTCAACAATTGGAATATTAACGAGCCAACTAATGAAACTTTACAAAGACACTCGCTCCACCACGCGGTTCCACCTACTCCCACCTTTCTCCAAATTCCCAGCATCGAAAGCGAAACATTTAATAAACGCCTTTGTTTCTGATTTTGGCCAAGATCAAAGCCCAACAGTCCTGGCTAAAGCCAGTCTGCCAAAGcaaatcaaattcaaaactAGAGAACTCGAAGCCTCCTACTACTTGAGGTGCACAGGGAAAAATCTGAAAACTTAGTTTATGGTTTCAAAACCCTAATCTGAAAACTTAGTTTATGTTTTCAAAGCCCTTATctgaatttatt is a window of Drosophila bipectinata strain 14024-0381.07 chromosome 2R, DbipHiC1v2, whole genome shotgun sequence DNA encoding:
- the LOC108132053 gene encoding uncharacterized protein — encoded protein: MICFRVMLDKEQKIEAAIGLVLLVFSASGGLILDDYKEPSARFGKVLMASASALLVFGAVAAKKDHRIKIQIFWLLSSVVFLATTINLVNNQFYRSYIPYLVLPLACAGVLHIGLMLWIYRINVSLTKVEEHSEDVTSVKPPPYNERETPKVAESLKVEMV
- the Gpxl gene encoding uncharacterized protein Gpxl, whose product is MARTETVFLALIAGLGILVTLVTYYSLYQDLEAMRWRLKVLSLTVKDTFGQPISLSQFAGQVLLVVNIASRCGLTSSQYAGLHELREKYEKRGLTILNFPCNQFGAQMPEADGQEMLEHLRQKEANIGHIFAKIKVNGRSADPLYKLLTRQAPAIEWNFVKFLIDRRGNIRGRYGAEKEPAFLANDIERLLLEAK